The genomic DNA CTCAAACACAACAGGTGCATGATTGACAACTGTGTACATGCAGAGAAGACAGGATTAGAAGAGTTTGCTCAAGCGTGCTTTAAAATGAATATGGGGAAGCATGTTCTGACACTTCAGTCCTTAAGCTGGTAAACACAGGCAGCAGTTTGTTGAAGATTATTCAAAACGGTTAAATCTTTGAGCCtgttggtgttttcatctcttcAACAAAACCAGTACACACATTGAGTCTGTATGATGTGGGCAGCAGAAAAAGGGAATGATGTGAACACTACAGTGAaccataattaataatttgacATGCTGTATGGACTTTGAGTCTAAAGGGAAATGTTAGGACAAAAGCAAGGGAAACCTATATAAATTACAAAAGAAATACATGTACAAATGCTTCACCCAAATCAATAATGAATGTCATTAGCAAAATCCAGCACAAGTGACATATTGATCTGATGTCTGACATATGTATTTTTTGGGTGACAGCTTAGGAGATATCTTAATCTTGCTCGAGACCTTCAAATGCCAAGATCCATTTCTCTCTGCTCCCTTTGGAATGATGTTATTATGGTTGGGGAGATGACAGTTGTATCAATTATGCATAAGGTGAGGATGTGTAAAGGGAATCTATGCAAATCAAGTTCACCCCATGGATGGCAGTGAAATAAATGATAATGCTCATTTCAAAGTGGTGAGTTCAGGTATGTTTGAGTCAGGCTCCGGAAAAGTCTGTGAACAACCATCGAGGAAGAGACACTAGAGAAGTTTTGGCTCATTTCAGCTGGTTGTATCTCAACTACCAATTCTTTTTAGGTCTCaggacacactcagagacagttTTCCACtcttgtgctaagctaacctaaTTGACTGCATgctatagcttcatatttatcatACAGACGCGACATACTACAAcatttacgacatactatactatgactttttggatatttttatgacacactatactatgactttttatggcaaTTTTAATGATATACCACACTTGACTTTAAtgaagttttttcgacatactatactatgacttttttatgaaattaTTACTACATACTAGGACTTTTTGTATGaaattttaatgacatactgtactatgacttttttaaatagctttatatttatcatacagacacaaaagtggtatcaatctttttctctaataaataaaaataaaattattgcTTTAACAAGGAAATCTCAACTCATGGGTCACTCACTAGCTTTTTCTAGAGCTTTCagcatttttcattcattcatttcaatttcTAGAATGAAGGAATTTGCTCAGTTATTATGTCAACTGATAACTAAGCAAACTCAACCGTCTGCTGTGAAAGACTGTGAGATGTGACTGTGAGATGctgttgaaagctccagaataAGCTAGTGAGTGTATCTCAATCTAGTTTCCCAGGTCAAGAAGTACACATCtatggaaaaagaaagaaatatgatCACTCTCACCTCTCTTGTTTTTCAGATAAacaagagacaaaaacagacaagGCTGTCAGAATACATCATAATTCAAATGCAAAATACTAGTTACCATGGAAacaaatatctatctatctatctatctatctatacagtatatctatctatctatctatctatctataacaGATACTATATGTACACATACAGGTTACACATACATATTTACATCTatatgttgtgtgtctgtttgcatACTGTTTTTTAAGTGTGAGTAGAAGCTGTATGTATGTAAGCAGCAGAGGGGAGTGGTTGTAGAGGATGGACAATCTAGTGGGATGTTCTCTATCTTGTATCCTTCCTTGTTCCTCCATATCCCTTTCTTCTCCATATCCTCTCACTCTTTGTCTTAAAATCTCTACTAAAGTCTCTCTCCTGCCTCCTGTACTGCACATTCTCATATCAACAGCTCCACCAACAGGTGGAAAAATGCCCGTCTGCAGGTTCACACTCCATCAGTCAAAGGCGCTCTCTACATTTTCCCCCTGACAGTGAAATGCAACACCACATATGTTCAAGGTCCATGCTTCAAATTTCCTGTTAACTGAGCGCTGTTTTCATATAAACAGTTGGGGGGAGAATTATTTATTGTCATTCTACACACAGCACTGCTGAATCAACAGTGTCACAGGAGAAAAGACTAAGGGACACTGCACGTTTGGCATAGAGCTTCTCTTGTCATTGCTTGTATACATGTCAACCAACATAACATCCAGGAAATGTCAGTAACTCAGCTCCTCAACATGATCTATTGTACTTTGTATTTTCATACTGCCCTTCATCTTCAGTTCTGCATGGAGtccttataataataattgtgaGACACCCTAAAACATCAGCTCTACGTATTCAGCACACTGACACAATACAACTTCCAAATCCATCTACTGGGAGGCAGAGATGAGGCAAACTGCCTATGTTTTGTGCATACTTTACATGATCTGGAAACCTCTCAAGCATTTCAACTCAAAAGGAGCCAAATGCTTTGGGCGAGCTGTAGTCTGCGTTCAAAAACAGCTTTATGAGTAGTCTACTATTCTCAGAATATGAGGATGTGGTTAGGTTTAGCAGGACAAGATAAGTGCCTCTAAAAAGATCTCTGAAATATTTACAGACCTTCTTTTGATCAGAGGACATGGTGCTTTGTTTATAGCCCTTTTGCAAAACAGTCCAATACCATCAATGTCTTGCATTTTGGAGATTTACATCTAGTTGTCTTGTATTTTGAGATATATAATACTTCTGTTCACTTTCACCAGCATCATTTCAGATCATATTACTAGAAAATTTAAGAGATGAATGCAGTTGTATCTCTTTTGCCCTCATGCCTGATAAAATGTGGAATGGCCTGCTGTTCAGACTTTACACAAATTTTTACACTGGCTTGTAATTGATAGAAGTTATATTGTAATTGCAATtgtatattgtacatttttacgTATTTCCCCAACATTTAGACTGGCATATTTTGGTATTTTAGAACATGTGGAGGTCTTCACTGGAATTGAAAATGAGGTTATGTGGATTTGAGCAATGCTTTGTGGTTATTCTGAAGGTTGGCTGTTGAAAATGTCAGTGATGTTGCCAAGATTTAAAATATTGCAAGGAATAGCCTATAGCATGCATAGTAAAGCTGAACTTCCATTGTAAGACACATTATTAATACAGAGTGAATATAAAATGTACAACAGTATATATGATTCCTATGGAAAATCCTGGTCATTGGTATTTGAAGTTGTGTTGCCGCATATTTGACTTGAACCAGCAGTAGGGCAGGACTGGTAGAAAAAGTGGTACAAAAACATTACTATATTACAACTgtggtttaattaaaaagttGGTCTTAGAGGGTttaatcatagactgttaaaatGTTTCAATACTTGGTGTCGCCACCAGAGGGGCTGCTGTTATTTCAGCCCAACGCACAGGCGGAACTATAGGCGGAACACGACGTGGCAAAcagttcacttcctgtattttGTGCCGTATTGACATCCGTCTGCAGTCATATCTTACGTCTGTCAAAACCAGATTTCCTCGGACTTTGAAGTAGCTTTTAATTCGCCACTCAGGCCGCTGTTAGTGTGAGGTGAGCAGACTGTTATCTTACATGAGGAGCGGGCTGTAAGAGCTCAGCAGCCGGACAGGAGAGATTATGGTTGGGCTGCTGATGGTGTTTCTCGGGGGGCTGTTGGAGGTCTGCAGCGGCGTCTCAACAAACAGAGGGGGGTATCCCTCCTTTACAGACGAAATCCCTTTCAAAATCACCTGGCCTGGCGCTGAATTCACGCTGGTATGACTCCTCCTTTAGTAACACCGTTGTTTTAGGGGAACGCATTTACTATAAGAGGGTGGGAGAAGATGTTACTGCCAACtgtgtacttttcctctttccttcacACGCGACGTTACAGTTAGAGTTAACAAACGTTTGTCTGTGGATTTCAGCCAGCTTCAGGGGTACTTTACAAGGAAGATGACTTTGTCATCATGACAACAACAGAGAAGGAGAAGTATAAATGTCTCCTGCCTTCCCTGGTATCTGGAGATGAGGTAAGCCAtgaacagttgtttttttattatccaCAGATAATAGTTATAAACAGATTCCAGATATAATGGCACAAGTATCAGGCAAAGCAGCATCACTCCATCCCACTGGGTAAATGCAAGGCTGTCTATGAAGCAGTTTCTCTGTTTTACGACGCATACTCGATCCTCTTCAAGTATGCATACAATCAATGTCATGTTACAAAAGATGGTGTGACTCACTCTACTCCTTCattcttttaacatttctgaAAGGTGAACAACTTGGAATACACTGCAGAGATGGGCAGTCTGTGCACCATCTTCAATTGTATAAGACAAGCCTATATCTTCCATTAAATTACCTGCAAACTGtcatatttttgtagtttttgacATCATGTATATCTGCAACTTCTTTGCTGTTTGACTGTCAAAAAAAGGGTCTGCATGATGTGCAGCAAGATACCACATTGTACAAATATGACATGTAAGCCCCAGAAGAATAGCGTCGTTGTTGATGGTAATGTCTATTTAATTCAGTTAAATTCCTAACTATGTTAagctatttttttctgttttttattgctCTTGTGTTCACTGGCACAGCTTCCCATGCTGccttatctctctctcactcttaaTGCATTTGTTTGGTGTATTTTGTTGATTTAGGATGATGACAAGGAGTACAGTGGGCCTAGTCCGGGTGAACTGCTGGAGCCACTGTTCAAACGCAGCAGCTGCTCCTACAGGGTGAGACCTCCCAAGTTTCACTCTTATTTCCATCTAATTTCCCCACTGCTCTCAGCGGAAACTGTGTTCAGATGAAGTTCACGCTACGTTAACAGAGCATAACTAAACACTTGAAGTTATTTATTCTGCTGTGTTGCTGAGGGTGTTTGGTGAATTAAATAACTCTAAACATGCTCTTGGCTTGCCAACATTGCAGATTGAGTCTTACTGGACATATGAAGTATGCCATGGGAAGCATATAAGACAGTATCATGAGGAGAAGGAGACTGGCCAGGTCAGTGTGTTGAGAGGGTAAAATCATTTTCAGATGACATTAATGAGAACTACACTTAGCGCAGCATGTACTGaaggtatatgtgtgtgtgtgtttccacagAAGATTAGTGTTCAAGAGTACTTCCTGGGGAATATGGCACAGAAGAGCCAGCCAACAGAGACGGGTGAGTTCATTTGTGTATGTAATTTTAcgatattatttttaatataaatagAGTTCTTTAGTGTATTAGTCTTTTACTTATTGTGCTAAAGGTAAATCATTATTGTCTTCAGATAAAGTTGAAGAGGCAGAACATGTCAAATCAGCAACTGAAACTGATGTAAGTATAATAATGAAACTTCAATAACCAACTATATTTGCCAGGCTAGCTGTCAGTTCTCACATTTGTTGCATCTGTTCTGTTTCCCTCACACTTTCCACTTGTGTCCAGGTGCCCTCTAAGAATATAGAAGGCCAGCTGACTCCCTACTTCTCACTGGAGATGGGAAATGGGACTCCTTGTGTGCTGAAACAGAACGAGGCTCGCTCCACGTCTGTGCTGTATGTCTGTCATCCAGAGGCCAAACATGAGATCTTGTCTGTCGCTGAGGTCACTACCTGTGAATATGAGGTGGTGGTGTTGACACCGCTGCTTTGCGCGCACCCAAAATACAGGTAGATCTGTCAgaaattattacatttaaatatcgTGCTCAAAGGAATACCTTTCGCTAGTAGAGGTATTTGTATGTCCGTCGTGTCAGGGTTCCACTGAAATGCATTTCCCTAATCAAACTGTTTCTAAACTTGACAAATATTCCTTGCAGGTTCAAGTCCTCCCCGGTGAACGCCATCTTCTGCCAGGCTCTGGCAGGCTCCCCTTTGCGGCCTCTGCGGCTCGCCCAGTTGGACAAGGAGCAAGAGGAGCAGCTTAAACCACCTTTCAGCGCCCCCTCCGAAACCAGAGAGGTGAGACAGAAATGACACACGGGGAAAAACGGGGACTGCGTGTACAGACGACACCTGGCTCTCGGGGGGGGTAatggatacagcatagtatcgcgatattttctgtggcaatactgtattgatacacagatgccaagtatcgatcttttattatatatgtgtcagtagagctgggcaatatatcgatattatatcgatattgtgatatgagactagatatcgtcttagattttggatatcgtaatattgtgatatgacataattgttgtcttttcctggttttaaaggctgcattacagtgaagttatgtcattttatgaacttaccagactgttgtaactgttctattatttgcttttaccccacttagtcattttatccacattactgatgattatttatcaaaaatctcattgtgtaaatattttgtgaaagcaccaatagtcaacacaacaatatcgttgcggtattgatatcgaggtatttggtcaaaaatattgtgatatttgattttgtccatatcgcccagccctatgtgtcagtcagtttgtctgctttaCTATTCCAtttaaaattgaagtgagatgaacaaacagagaaatgttctctttttagataaaaaaaatgttgataaagtttccttttggggacataatttgaaattgggaaaaatttgaagtcggataaaaaggtaataaattgaaatatatggcagaatattgcaatatgtttaaaatcacaataatatcatgacataagtatcgtgatatcGTATTGTGAGGCCTCTGGTTATTCCCACCCCTACCTGGCTGATTTATACCTTTTGACATGTTACAGGAGGAGACGTCACCAGTGAGAGAGGAGGCCTTCACCTCCACCCACAAACCCATGACTGTTGGAGGGCAGTCTCAGGTCACTGTCGGCACCACTCACATCTCTCGCTTGACGGATGACCAGCTAATCAAGGAGTTCCTCAGCGGCTCGTACTGTCTGCATGGGGTGAGGCATGCTCCATCTATATAGTCCCTGAGCAATGTTTAATAAACCATTCAGTGACAtcattttaatgtgtgtgtgtgtgtgtgtgttccaggggGTCGGGTGGTGGAAATATGAATTCTGTTACGGAAAGCATGTCCATCAGTACCATGAGGTAAGGGTCCCTCCTCGctagtgtgagtgtgtctgtttgGAAGCTGGTTTAATGTGGAAtatcaacaaacaaaaaaagaaatgtacttCTAGTATCAGTTTAAActgttacattttttgttatttttctttattacaTACGACAAAGAAAGGTAGCAAGTTGTGAAGCTGGAACTGAGGAACTTTTGCCACCTTCCTTGATAAAAGACTTGAATGATTAGTCAATTCTCAAAATAGGTGGCGATTAATTTTCCGCTTTGATTGATTTATCTagtaatcgtttcagctctactTCGACCAACGTAAAAGTTAGTTGACAGAAAATGTATAATTGTGTTAGTGGTTTATTTTAACTGTGTATGGAAGATTGTTTTGTACATTAGATTGCACTTgtacagtgataaaaaagtgataaagtgtCCCTTGGTGCCCCAGGATAAAGAGCAAGGAAAGAACACGGTGGTGGTCGGGAACTGGAACGCCATGGAGCATACTGAGTGGGCCAAGAAGAACGTCGCCCGATCCTACCAGCTCAAAGAGGATGGAGTACAGAAAGTCAAGTAGGTCATTCATATGTTTGAAGCCTAACCTGAATGCAAATTAAACTGAGATTATTGTTGATTCATATCATATCATTGTCTCTGCTCCATGACAGGTTGGTTTCCCACTTTTATGGCCACGGGGATATGTGTGATCTGACAGGGAAGCCCAGGCAGGTCATTGTCAAGCTCAAGTGAGTGAGCAGTCATAGGCGGGGGAAGGAACCGTAGCACCGGTTCAGTGTCACTGCCCTGAGTCAACACACGAGTTAAGACAATACCCTGATGTTTCCCAGTTGATTTCACTCATCTCattgctcttctctctgtcagGTGTAAGGAGTCAGAGTCTCCCCATGCTGTCACTGTCTATATGCTGGAGCCTCAGACTTGTCAGTACATCCTTGGGGTAAGTTCTCTAGTTAATGAGTCACAGTCACTGAAAAAGAAACACATGCGTAGTAGCAGTGTCTAATCAGGTTAACGCTGAACCTTAGCTAGTGTGCTAACCCCTGCTTAAATCCAACAAAAATCCAATATGTGGGTGGTTGGGCAAAGCTAACTTGCTTTgttttataatgttattttaataaaatcaaatgtactttctccagtatttatttatttgttttaatactTGTTTCTCCAATACTGTTCGGTTCATAAAAATGCTATCAATGTATATGGTATAGAATTTATTCGGCTCCCAAAGAGGGCATGACGAAAGAAAGTTACTTAAGCAGTTTTCAAGTCTGTGGGTCTATcaagtagttttttttatacCATATAACAATGAATGGCAAGAATTGCCTTGAACATGAATGAAAGGGAGGAAGACTAGTTCTAATATCTAATAATACTGGCTTTGTGCAGACATGAGGTCAGCCCAGATCATTGGCTCCACATTCGAGTTGattgacatttgttttttttttcctaggtTGAGTCTCCGGTTATATGCAGGATTCTTGACACTGCTGATGAACATGGACTTCTGTCAATCTCCAGCTAAACTAATAAAGATCATATGACAGCAATGGGGCATGAAGGACAAAGAGAGGACCGACAGAGAGAGGTGCACGTGAAGAGAGAGAACATTTATCATAAAACAGAAGCCTGTTTGGTGAAGGAAGAGAGATGCCCATGACACTGCGCTAAAAGCCAAAATCGAGGTTAAACTTGATCCTGAGGCTGGACTTTACATAGCCTAGGAGCACAGCCTCAGCTCACGCCCTGATGTGTTCAATGGGCAATGCTACATCACAGCCTAATCCAGCAGGCTAGCTCAGACTTTGTGAAAACAGTGAATTGGCTCCAATGCCTCACTCCAGAAGGCAGTGCATTAATTGCCTGTACTCCATATCTATGCTTCCCCTTGTGTTGATTAATTGCAAGCAAAGGAGTGATGAATCAGGGGATTCGTTTTGTAATCATCaggagtgtatgtgtgcgtgtgtgtgtgtgtgtgtgtgtgtgtgcgtgtgtacttGCATATAGGGGGAAAAGCAAGTGTGAAAATGTTTTGCAGCAGTGAGAATGTCTATTGTTGTGTTAATTtacagagtgagagagtgtaATTTATGCATTAGAGAGTGCTGTGGAATAGAATCAAAAGTGAGTGGTTGATAAACTGTCCTATAGGTTTGTTGGATGTACAGAATGTCTTTGGGTTCCTGAAAGAGGAATTCTGTGGTTTTATGAATATGCACACTGGGATCCTGATTACTGCTGTATCACAGGGATACAAACCAATGCATTTGCAGCAAAGAATAAAACTAAAACATGAAACCTCATTGAAAAGTGTTGCATTACCGTACAGAGAAAAAACATTTGACTGAAATAAAAGGACATCGTGGCAATAAATGTCTAATCCAATAATTATGTAGATGTCTAGTTAGTTGCCATTACCTCTACAAAAATAGTATTTTAATTTAGAGTTTTTCTTGTTATTCattaagtttttatttgttaaacaaTACCATAAAAATCACATGTAAAATAATAAGGCTGTTATTTCCCTCACACAGTATATTGATCCTCCATTGACGGACATCTATTGTAGTAAGTTGCCATGGTACACCAGAGTACATTGAGAGGCCACCAGAGGGTGCTTACACTATGCTTATAGTATAATCTTTTCCTTttagaaaaaaacttttttttccacatttatcc from Sander lucioperca isolate FBNREF2018 chromosome 15, SLUC_FBN_1.2, whole genome shotgun sequence includes the following:
- the erlec1 gene encoding endoplasmic reticulum lectin 1 codes for the protein MVGLLMVFLGGLLEVCSGVSTNRGGYPSFTDEIPFKITWPGAEFTLPASGVLYKEDDFVIMTTTEKEKYKCLLPSLVSGDEDDDKEYSGPSPGELLEPLFKRSSCSYRIESYWTYEVCHGKHIRQYHEEKETGQKISVQEYFLGNMAQKSQPTETDKVEEAEHVKSATETDVPSKNIEGQLTPYFSLEMGNGTPCVLKQNEARSTSVLYVCHPEAKHEILSVAEVTTCEYEVVVLTPLLCAHPKYRFKSSPVNAIFCQALAGSPLRPLRLAQLDKEQEEQLKPPFSAPSETREEETSPVREEAFTSTHKPMTVGGQSQVTVGTTHISRLTDDQLIKEFLSGSYCLHGGVGWWKYEFCYGKHVHQYHEDKEQGKNTVVVGNWNAMEHTEWAKKNVARSYQLKEDGVQKVKLVSHFYGHGDMCDLTGKPRQVIVKLKCKESESPHAVTVYMLEPQTCQYILGVESPVICRILDTADEHGLLSISS